AGGATGTCCCGCAGGACCTCTATGAGGCCGCGAGCCTCGACGGCGCGTCCCCGTGGCAGAAGACCTGGCACATCACGGTGCCGTTTATGAGCCCGTACATATTCTTCACGACCGTCATGGGGATCATCGGCGGCTTCCAGTACTTCACCCAGGCGTGGGTGATGACCGGCGGCACGGGCGGCCCGGTGAACTCGACGATGATGTTCTCGATGTACCTGTTCCGCAACGCGTTCCAGCTCTTCAAGATGGGATACGCCTGCGCGATGGCCTGGCTCCTGTTCCTCGCGATACTTGCGGCGACGCTGCTGCTTTTCCGGTCGAGCGCGAGGTATGTNNNNNNNNNNNNNNNNNNNNNNNNNNNNNNNNNNNNNNNNNNNNNNNNNNNNNNNNNNNNNNNNNNNNNNNNNNNNNNNNNNNNNNNNNNNNNNNNNNNNAAGGGTCTCACCTTCGTGCCGTTCCTGCTGTACCTCAAGAACACGCTCATCATCGCCGTCCTGAACGTCATCGGCGTCTCGATATCGAGCGCGCTCGTCGCATACGGGCTCGCGGTCATCCCGTGGCGGGGCAGGGAGGCGCTCTTCCTGATCCTGCTCAGCACAATGATGCTCCCGGCCCAGGTGACGATGGTCCCTCTCTTCACCGTGTACACCTGGTTTCGCTGGATAGATACCTTCCTGCCGCTAACGGTCCCTGCATTCCTGGGGAACGCGTTCTTCATCTTTCTGCTGAGGCAGTTCTTCCTCTCGATCCCCAAGGATCTCATGGAGGCTGCGAAGATAGACGGCTGCACCGAGCTTCAGATCTTCCGGCGGATCGTCCTCCCTCTTGCCAAGCCCGCGCTCGCCACCGTAGCGCTTTTCACGTTCATGGGCGCGTGGAACGACTACCTGGGCCCGCTGATCTATCTCTTCAATGAGGACAAGTTCACCCTCTCGCTCGGGCTCGCGATGTTCCAGAGCCAGTACGGGTCCTACTACGGAATGCTGATGGCGGTTTCGACGGTGATTACCGTCCCGATCATCGTCCTCTTCTTCTTCACCCAGCGGACGTTCATTCAGGGAATCACCCTCACAGGCATCAAGGGGTAGAAAACACACATGGCGGACAGACGAGGCATCGAGAACGGATACAGTATCCCTGCGGAGACGCCTGACGACCTCTTCGGCATCGCGCGCGCGTACGAGGTCTCGCGGGCGTTCCACGTCGCTAACAACATTGACGTCTTTACTGAACTGGCCGGCGGCCCCCTTACTCTGGGGCAGCTCTCCGAGCGCACCGGA
The Armatimonadota bacterium genome window above contains:
- a CDS encoding carbohydrate ABC transporter permease, with amino-acid sequence KGLTFVPFLLYLKNTLIIAVLNVIGVSISSALVAYGLAVIPWRGREALFLILLSTMMLPAQVTMVPLFTVYTWFRWIDTFLPLTVPAFLGNAFFIFLLRQFFLSIPKDLMEAAKIDGCTELQIFRRIVLPLAKPALATVALFTFMGAWNDYLGPLIYLFNEDKFTLSLGLAMFQSQYGSYYGMLMAVSTVITVPIIVLFFFTQRTFIQGITLTGIKG